A single Bacteroidales bacterium DNA region contains:
- a CDS encoding glycosyltransferase family 4 protein, with the protein MKALMFGWEFPPHILGGLGTASYGLTKGMHKCGDMDITFVIPKPWGDEEKGFANIIGANNTPVVWRDVDWNTVENQIGNTMNPQTYYDLRNNIYADFNYIHTNNLGCIEFSGRYADNILEEINNYSIVAGVIARTVPCDVIHSHDWLTYPAGIHAKQITGKPLVIHVHATDFDRSRGNVNPDVFRIEKDGMNYADHIITVSNLTRQTVIEKYGISPDKVTTVHNAVEPMSEEIMAIEMPRNPKEKVVTFLGRITMQKGPEYFVEVAAQVLRKTNNVRFVMAGSGDMMNKMIRLAAERDIADKFQFTGFLRGKQVYEMLKSSDVYMMPSVSEPFGISPLEAMQVGVPSIISKQSGCAEILNNVVKTDYWDVDAMADAVYSIITYPAMYNHMKEEGIREVNEIKWEYAGQKVIDIYRKVMKW; encoded by the coding sequence ATGAAAGCATTAATGTTTGGATGGGAGTTTCCTCCCCATATTCTCGGAGGTCTCGGAACAGCAAGTTACGGACTAACAAAGGGAATGCACAAATGTGGCGATATGGATATCACATTTGTAATACCCAAACCTTGGGGCGATGAAGAGAAAGGCTTTGCCAATATCATAGGAGCCAACAACACCCCTGTTGTATGGCGCGATGTAGATTGGAATACAGTAGAAAATCAAATAGGCAATACTATGAATCCGCAAACCTATTACGATTTGCGTAACAATATATATGCCGATTTCAACTATATTCACACCAACAATCTTGGATGTATAGAGTTCTCCGGACGTTACGCCGACAACATATTAGAGGAGATAAACAACTACTCAATAGTTGCAGGAGTAATAGCACGAACAGTACCTTGCGATGTAATCCACTCACACGACTGGTTAACCTATCCCGCAGGAATACATGCAAAACAGATAACAGGCAAACCATTGGTAATACACGTACACGCAACAGACTTTGACCGTAGTCGTGGAAATGTAAACCCTGACGTATTCCGTATCGAAAAAGACGGAATGAACTATGCCGATCATATCATTACAGTAAGTAATCTGACACGTCAAACCGTAATAGAAAAATACGGAATATCTCCCGATAAAGTAACAACAGTACACAATGCCGTTGAGCCAATGAGTGAGGAGATTATGGCAATAGAGATGCCACGCAATCCCAAAGAAAAAGTAGTAACATTCCTTGGTCGTATAACAATGCAAAAAGGACCAGAGTACTTTGTTGAGGTAGCAGCACAAGTATTACGTAAAACAAACAACGTACGCTTTGTGATGGCAGGAAGTGGCGATATGATGAACAAGATGATACGACTTGCAGCAGAACGCGACATAGCCGATAAATTCCAATTCACAGGATTCTTACGAGGCAAACAAGTATATGAGATGCTTAAATCGAGCGATGTATATATGATGCCATCGGTATCAGAGCCCTTTGGAATATCGCCCCTTGAAGCAATGCAGGTAGGAGTACCATCAATTATCTCAAAACAATCGGGATGTGCTGAGATTTTGAACAATGTAGTAAAAACCGATTATTGGGATGTAGATGCAATGGCAGATGCCGTATATTCAATAATAACATATCCGGCAATGTACAACCACATGAAAGAAGAAGGAATACGCGAAGTAAACGAAATCAAGTGGGAGTACGCAGGACAAAAAGTGATAGATATATACCGCAAGGTAATGAAATGGTAA
- a CDS encoding glycogen debranching enzyme family protein: protein MSYLKFDKSLMINLEQSLPREILRTNKSGAYHCTTLVGCNTRKQHGLLVIPIPEMDDENHVMLSSLDATVIQHGAPFNLGIHKYQGNVYSPNGHKYIREYNCDDIPKTVYRVGGVVLKQEKIFVSHESRILIKYTLVDAHSETTLQFRPFLAFRNANDVCIENNQINKEYNEVANGISCCLYQGYPNLYMQYSKKVEFVSDPHWYNGIEYVKDQERGYSYREDLFVPGYFQMPIKKGESIIFSAGIEEVKPRSLTAMFDKELEVRPHRTSFYNCLKNSAQQFYLKRNNENYMLVGYPWFKVRARDLFISIPGCSLYIEDEAMYHKMMDTALSALKRFMATGELDSVIKGIDQPDVPLWAIWAIQQYAQAVSFDECIKKYGETLEEIILYIIGGGHPNLFVHENGLIYSDGREKSISWMTTLAEGGRPATPRTGYLVEFNALWYNALKFCHSTIHDKKKAAVRNAISDLIEQVDISFKETFLNEHGYLYDYVDGGYGELSVRPNMVFAISLEYSPLTRKERKGVLDVITRELLTPKGLRTLSPKSYGYRPVYYGPRYDREQAYYQGPARPWLMGAYAEAYLKIFGLSGVSFIERMLIGFEEEMSNNCIGTISELFDGNPPFIGRGGISYAVNVAEILRVLNLMKNYNNNI from the coding sequence ATGAGCTATCTTAAGTTTGATAAAAGTTTGATGATAAATCTCGAGCAGTCATTACCGCGCGAGATTTTGAGGACTAATAAATCTGGAGCGTATCACTGTACTACACTAGTAGGCTGTAACACACGCAAACAACACGGATTATTAGTAATTCCCATACCTGAGATGGATGATGAAAATCATGTAATGTTATCTTCTCTCGATGCCACCGTAATACAACACGGAGCACCTTTCAATTTGGGAATCCACAAGTATCAAGGCAATGTATATAGTCCTAACGGACACAAATACATTCGCGAGTACAATTGTGATGATATCCCCAAAACTGTATATCGAGTAGGAGGAGTAGTTCTGAAACAAGAGAAAATATTCGTTTCTCACGAAAGCAGAATATTAATCAAATACACTCTTGTTGATGCACACTCTGAAACAACATTGCAGTTCCGTCCATTCTTGGCGTTCCGTAATGCAAACGATGTATGTATTGAGAACAATCAAATAAACAAAGAGTATAACGAGGTAGCAAACGGAATAAGTTGTTGTCTATACCAAGGATATCCCAACCTCTATATGCAATATAGCAAAAAGGTTGAGTTCGTAAGCGATCCCCATTGGTATAACGGAATAGAGTATGTAAAAGACCAAGAGAGAGGATACTCATATCGCGAAGATTTATTCGTACCGGGATACTTCCAAATGCCAATAAAAAAAGGAGAATCAATAATCTTCTCGGCAGGAATTGAAGAGGTAAAACCACGCAGTCTAACAGCAATGTTTGACAAAGAGTTGGAAGTACGTCCACACCGAACATCATTCTACAACTGTTTGAAAAACTCAGCACAACAATTCTACCTAAAACGCAATAACGAGAACTATATGCTTGTAGGATATCCATGGTTTAAAGTAAGAGCACGCGACCTCTTCATCTCAATACCGGGATGTTCACTATACATTGAAGATGAAGCAATGTATCACAAAATGATGGATACAGCTCTATCGGCATTAAAACGCTTCATGGCAACAGGCGAACTCGATAGCGTAATAAAAGGAATTGACCAACCCGATGTGCCACTATGGGCAATATGGGCAATACAACAATACGCACAAGCAGTATCTTTTGATGAATGTATCAAAAAATATGGCGAAACATTAGAAGAGATAATCCTATATATAATAGGAGGCGGACATCCAAACCTATTCGTACACGAGAACGGATTGATATATAGCGATGGACGAGAGAAATCAATCTCATGGATGACAACCCTTGCAGAGGGAGGCCGTCCGGCAACTCCAAGAACAGGATATTTGGTAGAGTTTAACGCATTATGGTATAACGCATTAAAATTCTGTCACTCAACCATCCACGATAAGAAAAAAGCTGCTGTACGCAATGCCATATCAGATCTAATAGAACAAGTAGATATCTCATTCAAGGAGACCTTCCTTAATGAGCATGGATACCTATATGACTATGTAGATGGAGGATATGGAGAGTTAAGCGTACGTCCAAATATGGTATTTGCAATCTCATTAGAGTATTCTCCACTAACACGCAAAGAGCGAAAAGGAGTATTGGATGTAATCACGCGAGAGTTGCTAACACCAAAAGGATTACGCACATTAAGTCCAAAGAGTTACGGATACCGTCCGGTATATTACGGACCACGCTATGACCGAGAGCAAGCCTATTACCAAGGACCTGCACGTCCATGGTTGATGGGAGCATACGCCGAAGCATATCTAAAAATATTCGGATTAAGTGGAGTCTCATTCATAGAGCGAATGTTGATTGGATTTGAAGAGGAGATGTCAAACAACTGTATCGGAACAATCTCTGAGTTATTTGACGGAAACCCACCATTCATCGGTCGCGGAGGAATCAGTTATGCTGTAAACGTAGCAGAGATATTGAGAGTATTAAACCTAATGAAAAATTATAATAACAACATATAG